One genomic window of Diospyros lotus cultivar Yz01 chromosome 8, ASM1463336v1, whole genome shotgun sequence includes the following:
- the LOC127808323 gene encoding putative germin-like protein 2-1 translates to MAKYCILVLSLLAISCSMAFAYEPSPLQDFCVADPASSAACLDAKLVKADHFSFSGLHIAGNTSNKFGSAVTPMTVAQLPGLNTLGISMVRIDYARWGVIPPHAHPRATEILTVLEGTVEAGFVTSNPDNRLVSKVLKKGDVFVFPVGLIHFQRNVGYGSAVAVASLSSQNPGLVTASGAVFGSKPAVPADILSKSFQLDKSVVEYLQTVF, encoded by the exons ATGGCGAAATACTGCATTTTGGTTCTGAGTCTGCTAGCCATCTCGTGCTCGATGGCCTTTGCTTACGAGCCCAGTCCCTTGCAAGATTTCTGCGTTGCAGACCCTGCTAGCTCTG CGGCCTGCCTGGACGCCAAGCTTGTGAAAGCCGATCACTTCTCCTTCAGCGGCCTTCATATTGCCGGAAACACGTCCAATAAGTTCGGCTCAGCCGTCACCCCGATGACCGTGGCTCAACTGCCGGGACTCAACACGCTCGGAATCTCAATGGTCCGCATCGACTATGCGCGGTGGGGAGTCATCCCGCCACACGCGCACCCTCGCGCCACCGAGATCTTGACGGTGCTGGAAGGCACCGTCGAAGCCGGCTTCGTCACCTCCAACCCCGACAACCGCCTCGTCTCGAAAGTGCTTAAGAAGGGCGATGTCTTCGTCTTCCCAGTAGGACTTATTCACTTCCAGAGAAACGTCGGATATGGCAGCGCCGTAGCCGTCGCCAGCCTAAGCAGCCAAAACCCAGGCCTTGTAACGGCGAGCGGGGCCGTCTTCGGATCCAAACCGGCGGTGCCGGCCGATATACTGTCCAAATCATTCCAACTGGACAAGAGTGTTGTGGAGTACCTTCAAACCGTTTTCTAG